TCTGCTCGAGCATCTTCAGCAGGCGAGCGGCCAGTTCGTCCTCATCCCGGCGCTCGGCATCCGCCCCGGCTCCCTCCGCGGGCCGGTCGCCGGCCTGGCTCCGGCCATCGGCCGGGCCGGGCCGATCTTCCTGCGGTGGGGTCGGGGCCTGCCGCCGGTCGTCACCGGGGCTCGGGGCCTCCGGCTGCCGGCCGGAGCGGCTGTCGTGTTCCTGGTCGCCCTGCCGTCCGTCCCGCTGCCCCTGGTCTTGTCGGTTCCGGGGCTCGCTGCTCGGCTTCGAGTCCTTGCCGCCCGAAGAGCCCTGCTGTGAGCCCTGCTGTTTTTGCGGCTGGTCCCGTGGCTGCTCCTGGGACCCGCCCTGGGAGGCCTGGGGCTGGGCCGCCTGGAGGGCCAGTTCCAGGTTGCGCCGTGCCTCTTCGTCGGTCGGATCGATCATCAGCGCCCGGGCGAAGGAGTCCACGGCCGCGGCGGTGTTCTTGTCCGCCAGCGCCGCCACCCCCCGGTTGTACCAGGCATCCCGGGCAAGCTCGCCCCGGGCGAGTTGGGCGGCCCGCTTCCAGGCCCGGTCGGCCTCCTCCAGTTTGCCGGCCCGGGCCAGGGCGAGTCCCAGGTTGTAGAGCACCCGCGGATCGTCCGGCGCGTGGGCCTGGGCCTCGGTGAAGTGCTCGAGGGCCGCGGCGGGGTCGTCCTTTTCGAGGGCGGCGATGCCGGCCCGGTTTTCCCGGTAGAGAGTCTGGGCGGGATCGAAAGCCTGGACCGTGCCGGCGGCGGCCGGCACGGCCAGAGACACGACGAGGACCCGGAGGGTCTGTTTCATGTCTTCCTCCTGTCCAGCCATCCGGCCTCGAGCAGGACCAGCAGGAACACCGCTCCCAGCGGCCAACGGTACTGCTCGGCGTGGCGCACGAAGAGAGTATCCGCCCATTCGCTGCGCTCCATCTTCGAAAGTGCTTCCACCACCTGCTCGACTCCGGCGTCGAATCCCGTGGCCCGCACGTAGGCCCCGCCGCCGGCCTCCGCCACCGCCGCCAGAACGCGTTCGTCCAGGCGGCTGGTGACCACCTGGCCCGAGCGGTCGCGGATGTAGCCTGTCACCCGGCCGTCGGCGTCCCGCTCGGGGATCGGCGCGCCCTGGGGCGTGCCCACGCCGATGGTGTAGATCCGCACTCCCGATTCCACCGCCGTGGCCACCGCCGCCATGGCCCCCGCCTCGAGGTCCTCGCCGTCGGAGATCACCACCAGCACCCGCCTGGCCCGGGCCCGCTGGCGGA
The sequence above is drawn from the Acidobacteriota bacterium genome and encodes:
- a CDS encoding tetratricopeptide repeat protein: MKQTLRVLVVSLAVPAAAGTVQAFDPAQTLYRENRAGIAALEKDDPAAALEHFTEAQAHAPDDPRVLYNLGLALARAGKLEEADRAWKRAAQLARGELARDAWYNRGVAALADKNTAAAVDSFARALMIDPTDEEARRNLELALQAAQPQASQGGSQEQPRDQPQKQQGSQQGSSGGKDSKPSSEPRNRQDQGQRDGRQGDQEHDSRSGRQPEAPSPGDDRRQAPTPPQEDRPGPADGRSQAGDRPAEGAGADAERRDEDELAARLLKMLEQNEKSALRRALRRQRRGPHEKREKDW